GTGTTTGGACACATCACTTTCAGTATGGGAGCCAAACACTTCTGTCCAAACCTTTCTGAAACATGTTGAGGTCAGCGTGCATCATCCTTGATGCCATTGTTGGCCTATATATATCTACAGCTTTGGCTTTGCTCAATGGTTGTGGAAAACTGCCTTATTGCGTTTTCTTTGTTGAGTCAGTTTTTTAGCTTGCATTGTTCATGCTGCTCTAAGTCTTCTTCGTGACTGTAAACCTTAGAGCTTGAACTCAAAACTCTTTCATCAACTCATATCATGTTGCATACCATGAGGGATGTGTAGTGCAACCAACCCAAGAAGCGTTCAAGGTTGAATCTGCTAGTGGTTAGCTGAATTCACGAACAAGGCTTCAAAAAGTGTCCCATGTTGTAAGAACTTAGAAACAAGAGAGGGAATAGGTCTAGACTAGTTCGGGACTAGGAAGGATAGCACTGTGGTAGTGTATCACTAGAACTATTATTCTTGTAAGAAGTTACTTCAACGTAGTGGAAGTTTTTGTCTCTCAAGAGTTAGAGACACGCAGTTTTTCTCCCTGCATTCAGGGTTTCTGCGAGTAAAAAACATCCTTGTGTTGTTTCTTTATTTGCTGCAATTTACTTTCTGCAAACTCGTATCCTGTGATTCTGGGATAGCACAAGTCATTGCTATCCTCGGATACAGAAGGCAACGAAAATTTCAAAAAGGCCTATTCACCCCCCCTCTAGGACCTTTACAGTGGCATTTTACAGTAAAGTAATCACAGTTCCAGCAAATTTACTTGACTTTTGAATATCAAATATCCATGAAACAAGCTATGGCAAATCCAGCAGAAGTCCAAAAGCAAAGAAAAAATGTCGCTTGAGTCTTGATCGATTAAGCCCCCACCCTTCCCTCCCCTCAAAGGTCTCTCTTTTCTGCTTTTCAACACAGCATGGTACATGAAACTATTCTATTCCATAACAAATTTAAAACACAACCACAAGAGCTTTCTCTGAAGGACCTGAGTCAACATTCTTAAGAATATTAGGACTTGATGTGATAAGGTATTAAGGTTTGAACATTCTTAATGCAACATCGGCAAGGGAGTCACTGCTTCATCCTCTATAACATGTTTCTACAACAGTCAATTGTGAAGTTGCATTTTATGAGCTTTCATCAAGTCCGATGTCCTATATATAGTTCACACTCCACAGTAGTATAACCTCCGGCATACCAAAAAATATATATGTATGGTATGAAACACACTGATGAGATGTCATATATGTCATATGCGTGAAAGTAGATCGAGTCAATGTATAACTTCCTGGTATACATTCAGTTTCGCTTTAGTTCATCAGCAACAAAAGTGATATATCAGACACCACATTGTCCAGAACCAAGCATAATATTTCTCACATTAGAGTTTTGTCCAAGAGTCGAAGCGAAAGCTCTTAGTTAACAAATATGTATTTTGTACTGATATAATTCATTTCATACATAGGCCAGTCTAGTTTCTGTAGTCCATGAAACTTACTAAGTTGGCTTTACTGACTGATCTTTTTTCCAGTATTACACACACATGCAAATTCATGTACATATATATCATCATAACTATATACCTACAATGGTAGTAGGCTTTGATTCAATCTTTACTGGTATACTATGCAGTGGGGTAAGAGGCTTCCATGGCAATGCCACATAGACCTTCCGGTGCAGCAACATCTCTTTGCATTCTTATGTAACCTTGTTCACCCCATTGTGCACCCCATGAGTTCTTTACCAACCAGTACTTGGTTCCATCAGCATCCACGCCGTAGCCAACAGCAGTAACACCATGGTCTAGTTCAGTTCCACATGTTCCTGTGAAAACACCACTTGAGTATAACTGGAAGTCGTATCCACTAGCATCAATGGCAACTGAAATAGGTTGATTAGCCACGGCCTTAAGAAGAGCGCTTTCACTGTTTGCAGGCACATCTTCGTGGCCAGTTATCGTGGCTGCATGTCCTGCTTCCTTCTTGGCATTGCATGTACCATCAGCAGCCGTGTAGGGATAATTAGCCTCGGTATTAATACCATGATTTTGAATAACGAACTGAAAGGCATCGTCCATAAGGCCACCTGAACAACCTTGGTCTACACCATTGACATCACAGTCAACCAGCTCTTGCTCAGACAAAGAGATTAGTTTACCAATTGTGAGTTGAGTGATTCCTTCCATAGCTCCCACTGCTGAGAAGGCCCAACAACTTCCTGTGTATATTTTGATTTCACATTTACAGCAGTTAGAATAATTAGCACAGATCATATACTTGTTTCTTCTTGCAAATGTAAATAGATCTTGTGACATTGGGAAAAAATAAAAAATAATAAAAAAGTGTGTTACATACCACATTGGCCTTGGTCCTTCACTGGAGTTACAGCTCCCTTCTTTCTCCAATCCATTGTAGCCGGCACAGTAGCATTTTCGTACTTGAAAGTAGTGGTCTTTGTGGAACACTCATTCCCCAAGAATCGATTTCTTGAGGCAGTGAACTCCTCATTTGTAAGGTCTGCAAATTGGTTCAGACTCAATTTGTAAAGTTTGTTTCCATCTTTGTTGGAGGACTCAACATATGCCTCATTCTCCTTGAATATCTTGAAGCGATCCTCCTTTTCATTGATATCATTATACACACGCCCATAATGAGCTATCCATTGCTCGTACCTCCCATAAGCTAATGCATCTTGCAGGCTACGAGAAGTGGCTTCCGAAGACCAGGCCCCCAGCATGATCAGGACCAATGCCAAGCAGATACATTTACTCTGGTTGGTGAACTCCATTGTAGGCTAGAATATGAAAGTTGATGAAGATGAATATGAGGAGGTGTAGTGAAATGGTAAGACTACTCAAGACAGTTTATATAGAGAAAATAATAGCCTTTGTATATTATTTCCGTGCCCCAAAATGCAGTCTGCAATGTCCCTACTCCTTGCACAAGAAAACGTTCTGATATGAACCTGCTGTAAGATTATTATATAGTTAATATGACTATTGTTCTAATTTGATGCTTGTATTGCCAAACCCTTATTATCTCTGTCCTTAAGTGCATAGTGCGTAATTAACTTATATGAAAACAGCCTAATAACCACAACTATGAAGTGACTTAATTAAATCGAGAAACAAGTCTTAAGAAATCTACAACTTGGTTAATAAAAAAAAACAAAAATCTCCCATCATCAGTTAGAATTGTCAAGCACCAAGCACACTACTCTCTGTAACCCATTAGGAATAAGTACCATATTGAGCGAACATATGGTATTTCATAATGGGTTAAGCTTATATAATCTCAGAAAAGCAGAAGTGATGAAAAGCTATGACAAAAGAGGATAAATTCGTACGAGTAAGCAAGAATTGAGCCCATAACAAGATAGGTTGTTACAACACACCGGCTTAAGCAGTTGCAGCAAAAATATACAACAAGCAGAGTATGAACAACAACAGAAATAACAATTAGTGTCCATAACTTCTTTCTCCTGCTGTAAGTTGGAGCAAAAAGGCACAATAAAAAGCAGGAAACTGCAGCTCAACAGCTTAATGATACCCTGTTCACTTGCATCATATACAGCTTAATGGTACCTCTATTCACTTCCCAACAGCTTAATGGTACCTGTTCACTTGCATCATATACAAAAGTGATCTTTGAATCTATATCTGCTCAAAATTCATTGGACATCTTATGTGCCTTGGAATAATCACTGTTCTAGAAGGGCTCCTTGCTTTACGACACCTGTACTAATGCATTCATAGAAAACCGCACTTTGCAAGAATAGAGTATCCCAAGAACTCAAAGTCTATCAAAAATACTGTTCTGCTGACTAAAGCTCAAAGAATATAATACTGATAAGAGGCAAGGAGAGAAGAAGGCCCATGAATACAATCGATGGATTTGAAGAAAAGAAGCAGGCTATATCCAGATGAAAGGGTAAAGAAAAAGACATACCACTAAGTCCACGACATGGAGAAGAATACGACGATTCCTCTCCTTCGGGAAATACCTCTATGTTCGAAAGATACAATCATAAAACTAAAACAAGTCCTTCAGATATGTTAAGCTGCATTGGCAACCCTCCCAAAAAATGATGAAACTTCTACTCACAGCTTTCAAATATATGAAACACATAGAACATGTTCCAATATTTCATACAGAAACAAACTGATTCACTGAATTTGTTCCAATATGCAAATCTCCAAGGGGTTACATATCTTAAAACATACTACATAACTGATTCACTGAATTTTATTGAGAACAAAGGTTCCAAATTCAATCAGTTATAACATACATGGATTTGCATAACTCAGTCTTTGTTTAAAAACGTGATACTTCAGAACGGACAAAGAATTGGCCTGTAGGGCCATCATCAGGCAGCAATGCTAACTTCACTACACTTGCAGCGCCTTCTTCAACAGGCAATACGCCAGTATTGAAGTTTATATCTGTTTTGACATAGCCAGGGCAGACAGAGTTGACACGAAAACCAGGAAACTTCTTGGCTAAAATACGCGTATATGCATTCAGTGCTGCTTTTGAGACTGTATAGCCTGACAGGAAAGAAGCAGGCCAACCCTTGATTTCAAGTGAACCCTCCTTGAAGTCTTTTAGAAACTCTGTCAATATTTCATCTACACTCTCTTCGCTCAGGTCCTCGGCATCAGTACTAAGAACTTCTTTCACCCGATCACTTGGTATGTTCTCCAACTTCCCCATAGAGGATGCAACATTAACAATTCTTGGTGAAGCGGATAGCTGGAGGAGTGGAATAAGTGCTTCAGCTGTTCTTTTAGCACCATAATAATTGATTTGCAAGCATTCTTCTGTTGACTCATAAGTTTCAGTCATGAACTTTCTCACATCAATCTGTCCTCCTTCCTGCATGAAAAAGGAACTTATTCTTTGACGGTCTATAGAATTCTCAGTAAACTATTACAAAATAAACCCAAATAAGACCTTTGGCCAAACCAAACATCAAACGAGAATTGTCCTATTAGTACATTGAACTAGTGAAGAATTTAGTTCTAAATGGCTATTACAATAGAATTGTGTAATAATCTGATAAACAAAACAGATTAAGCCAAAGAGAAGTTAAGGGCAACATAATTAACCAAGGTTTTGCTTTATCAAAGGACTGTGTGCAATACTGGAATAACAAAGAAGTAAGTTGATGACTTACAGCAGCAGATCCAGATGCAGCTTTATAACCATCAGTATCAACTATAACTCCACCAATCCCGGCATTGTTGACCTGTCAAAGTTCAACATCTTAATATCTCTACTATTACAAAGCATGGTACATGTCAACCACTTAACATTATCTGATGACGCTTTCATATCTAAATACTTGTACTGAGAAAGGTAGTATTGATGATGAGTTTCCAAAGAACAGAAACTTCTCAAGAATTGAGCTTTGATGATACCAGGATATCGAGTTTCCCGAACTGTGTTTTGATGAATTGGGCCAGAGAAGCAATACTAGCAGGGTCAGCCACATCAAGTTGGTGGAAAACCACTTGCCCTGAGAGGCCAGACATTTTAAGTTTCTCCACAGCTTCAAGGCCCCTCTTCTCATCTCTAGCAGTTAAGACCACAGTGATTCCCTTTGTGGCCAATTGCCTTACAGTCTCGAATCCGATTCCTTTGTTTGATCCTGTCACAACTGCATACCTGGAACAATACAACAACCAAATTCAGGAAAGAACAGAAAAAAAAAGTGTTACAGAAGTAGTGGTAGTAGACTAGTAGTACTACCTCTTAGTTGATTCTGCCATTGATGGGTCTTGAGATTTGAGACAAGAGAAAGCCTTGGTACTCTTCCTTTATAAAGCCGTTGAAAGTAGATTCCAGTAAACTGGGCAAGGCTATGATAAAACTATGTCGTTTTGCTTTTGTCTGTACCTTTTCTTGTAAACTACGAGGAATCAATACTTTCATGGACTTGATCACCATAAACAAATATTTTTGATGGACTTTAGTATAGACACTGCGGTAACGCAAATGACTACATTATTCTGAAACTTTAGTGGTGGAAATATGGACTAGTTGGCTGTTTTTCAATTATAGCATTACTTTTGACTCCATGAGGGGGTCTTGAAATCATACCCAAATTCTAGAGTAAAATGGTTGCTTGGTATGAACTATAAAATATAAATGGATATTACTCTAGTTCCCTTTTCGAAGCTTGGGTAGCATTAACCGTGAAGCCTTGGACATTAACACTCGGCACATACAGCTTTCAAATGGTTCAAAGGCAATAATACCAAGTTCACAGTAATACATAGAACAAATACATTGCTCATAAAATTGAGTCGATAAATTATATATCAGCAATGTATTGTTCAAACATATTGTTCAAACAGTAGTGGTACCAAGAATAAGTTGCTTGGCTGCAAAAATAGTATAAATCTAAGTGCCGAAAAGATAGCCAGGAAGGTAGTGACCAGTCATGTACTGCATGTGATGCCAAAGCCTCATTTTTCATGAACAAGAGGGCTGTAAACAGGGAACCACATACTGCGGGTAATATAGTCCACTATCTCCTCCTGCAACCAATAAATTAAATCCAAACAAATTCAAGAGTATTAGAATCAGTTCCATATCTACAGCGAGTTCTTTTTTTGACAAAGACTACAACTATACTAGCATCTGATCATCTCTCCCTTGAACTTCTCCCTCCTATGATCCTCTCATCATTAGAACATCATTTTTCTACCAGATGTTTATTAGAACATCATTTTTCATGTATGGTGTTAAATTCAATTTTGAAACATGTTTTTTGCAGACTGATTTATAGAGAGATTTCTGTTTTGTTAAACGAATATCAAACATAAGTTCATACTTTTGACATGTGCGACAGCTCTCTGGGACCCACTTCACCATGTCCTTCTGCCAGGTCTTCTGCAACAGCCGCACGCACAACAGCAGCTCCAACCTCTGCTGTAATATCTCTAATACTGCGCCATATACAATACAAAAGTCAGAAGTTATACTATCAACAGAATCCAAAGTTCCCGCTGTCAATTTAGAGTTCTTATTTAGTTTGAACCATATAGTCTGTTAAATGATTAGAATAACTTAATTATAGATGCCGCCTAATAATTTCCATGGAGATAATACCGACTGTTAATAGTATGGGGGTTTCTAGAATACAGTAATTTGACATGCTGTTTGATCAAGTGATAGCACAAGGAGATGGGAATATTACCTATCAATACAGGGATATAAGATGCCCTTTCGGATGTCTTCATCTGTCATATATGTAGCAAGGCTGGACATGAGAGAATCATTGGTCAGAAATTAATCAAAAATAGTTCGAGCACTAACATCATAAATTTTCTTTGTTCTCGATGATGTAATCAATGATGCATCACACTAATACTACAAGATGTAACAGTGAAATTTGTGTAAAAGATTGGAAATGGATAAAGAATGTAACAAGACCACATCAATCATTTGGAATCTTCAAGACCACTGTTACATATGATGACTTTGTGGGCATGATAAGAAAATAATTATGCAAATCCAATAGTAAGGACTAAGCTGATAACAACTTCCAAGA
Above is a window of Fragaria vesca subsp. vesca linkage group LG7, FraVesHawaii_1.0, whole genome shotgun sequence DNA encoding:
- the LOC101311030 gene encoding vignain-like, producing MEFTNQSKCICLALVLIMLGAWSSEATSRSLQDALAYGRYEQWIAHYGRVYNDINEKEDRFKIFKENEAYVESSNKDGNKLYKLSLNQFADLTNEEFTASRNRFLGNECSTKTTTFKYENATVPATMDWRKKGAVTPVKDQGQCGSCWAFSAVGAMEGITQLTIGKLISLSEQELVDCDVNGVDQGCSGGLMDDAFQFVIQNHGINTEANYPYTAADGTCNAKKEAGHAATITGHEDVPANSESALLKAVANQPISVAIDASGYDFQLYSSGVFTGTCGTELDHGVTAVGYGVDADGTKYWLVKNSWGAQWGEQGYIRMQRDVAAPEGLCGIAMEASYPTA